In Microbacterium maritypicum, the following are encoded in one genomic region:
- a CDS encoding YihY/virulence factor BrkB family protein, producing MSEPDGSAAEPGRLDAAVERATALTQRTLGLFPVRVWRHFLQRNGFLLAAGVSYQALFAIFAAIYLAFAIAGLWLGGSEEAVNGLIDMINRYIPNLILPEGGVFTPEQVQDVAASTANVLGITGLIALGTVIWTAIGWVTFSRRATRDIFGLPPDRRSYVILKARDLLAALIFGVSLIVGSLLSSASAAVLSWLLSLLGWDSGSDGLNLGIRIATVIVSFAIMSTALAAMVRFLTGTSLQWRTIWPGALLGGGAMTVLQYGAGFLLSYTPSNPLLATFAIFIGLLLWFRVNGVVMLVASSWIAVAAQDRDQPLLEQTEAERRLIEYETLLTAARIRVREAREARDAAPWFQAWTAGRALRAAENELAALEASPPPPVDSPTPFAQRLIADLHRPDRDVGGAR from the coding sequence GTGTCTGAACCCGATGGCTCCGCGGCCGAGCCCGGTCGCCTCGATGCGGCCGTCGAGCGCGCGACCGCACTCACGCAGCGCACTCTCGGCCTGTTTCCCGTCCGCGTCTGGCGACACTTCCTGCAGCGCAACGGGTTCCTGCTCGCTGCGGGCGTGAGCTATCAGGCGCTCTTCGCGATCTTCGCGGCGATCTACCTCGCCTTCGCCATCGCCGGGCTCTGGCTCGGCGGCAGCGAAGAAGCCGTCAACGGTCTGATCGACATGATCAACAGGTACATCCCCAACCTGATCCTCCCCGAGGGGGGCGTCTTCACGCCGGAACAGGTGCAGGACGTCGCCGCGAGCACCGCCAACGTCCTGGGTATCACCGGCCTGATCGCCCTCGGAACCGTCATCTGGACGGCCATCGGCTGGGTGACGTTCTCGCGGCGAGCGACCAGGGACATCTTCGGCCTTCCTCCGGACCGGCGCAGCTACGTCATCCTGAAGGCCCGGGACCTGCTCGCCGCACTGATCTTCGGCGTCTCGTTGATCGTCGGCTCCCTCCTCAGCTCCGCCAGCGCCGCCGTGTTGAGTTGGCTCCTCAGTCTGCTGGGCTGGGATTCCGGCTCGGACGGGCTGAACCTCGGCATCCGCATCGCGACCGTCATCGTGTCGTTCGCCATCATGTCGACGGCGCTGGCCGCCATGGTCCGCTTCCTCACAGGGACGTCCCTGCAGTGGCGGACCATCTGGCCCGGTGCCCTTCTCGGCGGCGGCGCGATGACCGTTCTCCAGTACGGAGCCGGTTTCCTTTTGAGCTATACCCCGTCGAATCCGCTGCTCGCGACCTTCGCCATCTTCATCGGCCTCCTGCTGTGGTTCCGCGTCAACGGCGTCGTGATGCTGGTGGCCTCGTCGTGGATCGCGGTCGCCGCGCAGGACCGGGATCAGCCCCTGCTGGAGCAGACCGAGGCGGAGCGCCGCCTGATCGAGTACGAGACCCTGCTCACCGCGGCACGGATCCGTGTGCGAGAGGCTCGCGAGGCCCGCGACGCCGCCCCGTGGTTCCAGGCATGGACGGCGGGACGAGCGCTGCGCGCCGCGGAGAACGAGCTCGCGGCTCTCGAGGCGTCCCCTCCCCCGCCCGTGGATTCCCCCACCCCCTTCGCGCAGCGACTCATCGCCGACCTGCACCGGCCGGATCGGGATGTCGGCGGCGCTCGTTAG
- a CDS encoding succinate dehydrogenase iron-sulfur subunit produces MSNAIAEAPADTTAETGIQSFIVTFNIRRFDPEVDAEPHWVDYDVELYSTDRVLDALHKIKWEVDGSLTFRRSCAHGICGSDAMRINGRNRLACKTLIKDLDISKPIYVEAIKGLPLEKDLVVDMEPFFASYREVQPFLVASSVPEKGKERVQTIADREIFDDTTKCILCAACTSSCPVFWTDGQYFGPAAIVNAHRFIFDSRDDNAAVRLDILNDKEGVWRCRTTFNCSEACPRGIEVTKAIAEVKQAVLRGRP; encoded by the coding sequence ATGTCGAACGCCATCGCCGAAGCACCCGCGGACACGACCGCAGAGACCGGCATCCAGTCCTTCATCGTCACGTTCAACATCCGCCGGTTCGACCCCGAGGTCGATGCCGAGCCGCACTGGGTCGACTACGACGTGGAGCTGTACTCCACCGATCGTGTCCTCGACGCGCTGCACAAGATCAAGTGGGAGGTCGACGGCTCGCTGACCTTCCGCCGCTCCTGCGCGCACGGTATCTGCGGCTCCGATGCCATGCGCATCAACGGCCGGAACCGCCTGGCCTGCAAGACGCTGATCAAGGACCTCGACATCTCGAAGCCGATCTACGTCGAGGCCATCAAGGGCCTGCCGCTGGAGAAGGACCTCGTCGTCGACATGGAGCCGTTCTTCGCCTCGTACCGCGAGGTGCAGCCGTTCCTCGTCGCCAGCTCCGTCCCGGAGAAGGGCAAGGAGCGCGTCCAGACGATCGCCGACCGCGAGATCTTCGACGACACCACCAAGTGCATCCTGTGCGCCGCGTGCACCTCGTCCTGCCCCGTGTTCTGGACCGACGGCCAGTACTTCGGCCCTGCCGCGATCGTGAACGCGCACCGCTTCATCTTCGACTCCCGCGACGACAACGCGGCCGTGCGTCTGGACATCCTCAACGACAAGGAAGGCGTATGGCGCTGCCGCACGACCTTCAACTGCTCCGAGGCCTGCCCGCGCGGCATCGAGGTCACCAAGGCCATCGCCGAGGTCAAGCAGGCGGTTCTTCGCGGCCGTCCCTGA